tttctttCATAAATCTGGTTAGTttgatgcttttaatgtttgtttggtacggtgctttataaataataatctttaaTTTAACTTACTTAACCACACAACCTCACTCTGACCTCACAGAGCAACAATATATAGAAAAATGCAGGTTAAAATATTGGAGTTTAAAGATGTGAGAGAGCAAATAtgatttctccttttctttccacttAAAGTTCAACACTGCCTCCACAAGTCAATCCACTGCATCTCCATAACCCTAATTACCTTAAGTATCTCATATGCACCTATATgcatatttatacttttaaatatCCATTAATTCACCtaaaaaaaatatctctttttccttcttattGTTTGAAAATAGGACAGTTTATATGATTTCTCCTTTTATTTCCCCTTAAATCTCAGCACTGCCTCCACAAGTGAATCCACTGCATCTCCTCAACCCTAATTAACCTATTTAGGTATgaaatttcttttaaatatcCATTAATTAACCTTTGAAAAATATCTCTTGTTCCTTCTTATTGAttgaaaatatgactttttctcCCATTTATATGATTTCTCCTTATTGAACTCTCCTGCTTTTGTTTTCCCCTTAAAGTTCAGCACCGCCTCTACAAGTGAATCAACTGCATCTCTGCAATTACAGTGAAATTAACATATTTAGGTATAACAATTCATATACGTATTTATGCTTTTAAAGATCCATTAATTAACctcaaaaaatatatagtttatagATTCAAGGACCTCATGCTATCTATATGATTTCTCCTTATTAAATtctcctgcttttctttttcccttaaAGTTTCCCTTAGTTCGGCACTGCCTCTACAAGTGAATCAACTGCATCTCCTTAACCCTAATTAACTCATTTAGGTATAAAATTTTATATGCATATTTATGCCATTAATTaacctaaaaaatatatagtttatagATTCAAGGACCTCATCCTATCTATAtgatttctccttttctttccccttAAAGCTCATCACTGCCTCTACAAGTGAATCCACTGCATCTCTTTAACCCTAATTAACTCATTTAGGTATAAAATTTTATATGCAtatttatgctttaaaaaatccattaatTAACCTCAAAAATATATCTCTTGTTCCTTCTTTTAGGACAGTTTATAGATTCAAGGACCTCATCCTATCTAtatgttttctccttttctttccccttAAAGCTCATCACTGTCTCCACAAGTGAATCCACTGCATCTGcatatttatgcttttttttttaaaaatccattaattaacctaaaaaataaaaaaaaactcaatttcaaAGACCTGAAAACTGGAGGATGTGCAGATTTTTAACTTTACTATATAATCCAACCTCAGTGAATCTGGACCCGAGTGCTttaaagccttaaaaaaaaaacaacagcatctgTTTGACAAGTGTGACGTTTTCTACAAGAAGTGATGcaataaaaagaggaagtgtGACGGTTCTCCAGAAGATTTAAAAGTTTTATAATATACAGGCGAGattgtcttaaaaaaataaacattcttTCAAGCACTTCTTTAACAGCCTGTAACGTCTGAGCTGAAGGAACCCCAACACGACTGCACACTttggtttgtatgtttttgacTTTGAACCGTGAAACCCGCTCCagatactttttgttttttttgttttgttttttttaaattctctttcCATGACAACCTGATTTTTTGTTTGCCAGCAGCCCTTTCTGGTAAAATACAGCCAAGGAAGACAGAAaagtgaagggaaaaaaaaaactacagcagaggaagaagaagaagaagaagaagaatccaACATGTTAAACAACacttagatttaaaaaaaacaacaactggtCCTCGGAAGATTTGTGGAGGGATAATTTGGGGGAAAGTCGGGATGTtttctgtctcagtgtgtgaagaaaattgtgtggaagtgtgtgttAAGAGATTGTCAGTCACcattatcaccatcatcatcatcatcatcatcatcatcaaatcaGGGACATCTGCAGGTCTGAATCCTCCTCACCTCCGCATCCGCCGCCATATCCAAACTGGGCGATCTCACTACGGCGTTTCCATGgcgactcctcctcctcaatcccctcctctttcttcgCCGTTACTTTGACGACCGCACCGTCTCCTGCAGCGACAGGCGGGAGCGGGCGGTGGGGAGGGGCATCATCACCGTTTGGACGCCGCTcagtctccatggcaacaggcCCAGGAAGTTGtcctggtggtggtggtggtggtggtgcgtGTCCAGCGAGAGGCTGAGCGCCCGCTGAGGAACGGCCGGGGGAAgaggatggtggtggtggtggtggtggtgggaggtgTAGCTCCTGGTCGAGGGGGAAGtagaaggtggaggaggaagacgttggggagggagagggggggtcACTGCgctcctgcagagagagagagagagagagagagagagagagaaggaaggaaggaggagaggaggtgagtaAGAGGCAGAAGATTTaacaatggatggatggatgcatggatggatagatggatggatgaatggataaatggatagatcaatggatagatggatggatggatggatggatggatggatgggtggatgggtggatgaatggatggatggatggatggatggatggatgggtggatggatggatggatggatggatggatggataaatggatagatggatggatgaatggataaatggatagatcaatggatagatggatggatggatggatggatggatggatggatggatggatggatgggtggatggatggatggatggatggatgggtgggtggatggatggatggatggatggataaatggatagatggatggatgaatggataaatggatagatcaatggatagatggatggatggatggatggatggatggatggatgggtggattgATGAATGGATAGATGGGTGGATgaatggatgcatggatggatggatgggtcaatgggtggatggatggatggatggatgaatggatggatggatggatgaatggatgaatggacgaatggagggatggatggatggatggatggatggatggatgaatggatggatg
The genomic region above belongs to Scomber scombrus unplaced genomic scaffold, fScoSco1.1 SCAFFOLD_109, whole genome shotgun sequence and contains:
- the LOC133977126 gene encoding uncharacterized protein LOC133977126, yielding MHSWIKAISGAIVAQRGPGRSANTERSDPPSPSPTSSSSTFYFPLDQELHLPPPPPPPPSSSPGRSSAGAQPLAGHAPPPPPPPGQLPGPVAMETERRPNGDDAPPHRPLPPVAAGDGAVVKVTAKKEEGIEEEESPWKRRSEIAQFGYGGGCGGEEDSDLQMSLI